The following are encoded in a window of uncultured Pseudomonas sp. genomic DNA:
- the nusA gene encoding transcription termination factor NusA has translation MSKEVLLVVESVSNEKGVPASVIFEALELALATATKKRFEDEVELRVAINRQTGNYETFRCWTVVEEADFDDPAHQVTTDMPRAVEADAKVGDVLEEKIDSIEFGRIAAQTAKQVIVQKVREAERAQVVEAYRERLGEIISGTVKKVTRDSVIVDLGNNAEAMLAREDIISRETFRVGVRLRALLKEIRTENRGPQLILSRTAPEMLIELFRIEVPEIAEELIEVMGASRDPGSRAKLAVRSKDKRIDPQGACIGMRGSRVQAVSGELAGERVDIVLWDDNPAQFVINAMSPAEVAAIIVDEDAHAMDIAVGADNLAQAIGRGGQNVRLASQLTGWTLNVMTEADIQAKQQAETGDILQRFIDELEVDEELAQVLVEEGFTSLEEIAYVPMEEMLSIDGFDEDIVSELRARAKDRLLTKAIANEEKLADAHPAEDLLSLEGMDKALAHELAVRGVINREDLAEQSIDDLLDIDGIDAERAGKLIMAARAHWFE, from the coding sequence ATGAGCAAAGAAGTACTGCTGGTTGTTGAGTCGGTTTCCAACGAAAAGGGCGTGCCGGCTAGCGTAATTTTTGAAGCGCTGGAACTGGCTTTGGCCACGGCTACCAAAAAGCGTTTTGAAGATGAAGTCGAGTTGCGTGTGGCGATCAATCGCCAGACCGGCAACTACGAAACATTCCGCTGCTGGACCGTGGTGGAAGAAGCTGATTTTGATGATCCTGCACACCAGGTCACCACTGATATGCCGCGTGCTGTTGAAGCCGATGCTAAAGTGGGCGATGTGCTGGAAGAGAAGATTGACTCTATCGAGTTCGGTCGTATCGCCGCGCAAACCGCCAAGCAAGTGATTGTGCAGAAAGTCCGTGAGGCTGAGCGTGCTCAGGTCGTCGAGGCTTATCGCGAGCGTCTGGGTGAAATCATCTCTGGCACCGTGAAGAAAGTAACCCGCGACAGCGTCATTGTTGACTTGGGTAATAACGCCGAGGCCATGCTGGCTCGCGAAGACATTATCTCCCGCGAAACTTTCCGTGTTGGTGTGCGCTTGCGTGCCCTGCTCAAGGAAATTCGTACCGAGAACCGTGGCCCGCAGTTGATTCTGTCGCGTACCGCGCCGGAAATGCTGATCGAGCTGTTCCGCATTGAAGTGCCGGAAATTGCCGAAGAGCTGATCGAAGTCATGGGCGCGTCCCGTGACCCGGGTTCGCGCGCCAAACTGGCCGTGCGTTCTAAAGACAAGCGCATCGACCCGCAGGGTGCCTGTATCGGCATGCGCGGTTCGCGTGTGCAGGCGGTCTCCGGTGAGTTGGCGGGTGAGCGTGTGGATATCGTGCTGTGGGATGACAACCCTGCGCAGTTCGTGATCAACGCCATGTCGCCGGCAGAAGTGGCCGCCATTATTGTCGACGAAGATGCCCATGCTATGGACATCGCCGTTGGCGCAGACAACCTTGCTCAGGCCATTGGCCGCGGCGGTCAAAACGTGCGTTTGGCCAGTCAGTTGACTGGCTGGACCTTGAACGTGATGACCGAGGCGGACATCCAGGCCAAGCAGCAAGCGGAAACAGGCGACATCCTGCAGCGCTTTATCGATGAGTTGGAAGTCGACGAAGAGCTGGCCCAGGTGTTGGTCGAAGAGGGCTTCACCAGCCTTGAAGAAATTGCCTACGTACCGATGGAAGAAATGCTCAGCATTGATGGCTTTGACGAGGATATCGTCAGCGAGCTCCGCGCCCGCGCCAAAGATCGCTTGCTGACTAAAGCCATCGCCAACGAGGAAAAGCTGGCAGATGCCCACCCAGCCGAAGACTTGCTCTCGCTAGAGGGGATGGATAAGGCGCTTGCGCATGAACTGGCAGTGCGCGGCGTTATTAACCGCGAAGACCTGGCCGAGCAGTCTATTGATGACCTGCTCGACATCGACGGTATCGACGCTGAGCGAGCCGGCAAGTTGATCATGGCCGCCCGAGCCCATTGGTTCGAGTAA
- the rimP gene encoding ribosome maturation factor RimP, whose protein sequence is MSSKLEQLQALVAPVVEALGYECWGVEFLSQGRHSLLRIYIDKQPDGVLIEDCEIVSRQISGVLDVEDPISAEYTLEVSSPGMDRPLFTIEQFASHAGEQVKIKLRSPFEGRRNFQGLLRGVEEQDVVVQVDDHEFLLPIDMIDKANIIPRFD, encoded by the coding sequence GTGTCGAGCAAGCTAGAACAGTTGCAAGCCTTGGTGGCCCCGGTAGTCGAGGCTCTTGGCTACGAATGTTGGGGTGTCGAGTTCCTGTCACAAGGGCGGCATTCTCTGCTGCGAATTTATATTGATAAGCAGCCTGATGGCGTGCTGATCGAAGACTGCGAAATTGTCAGTCGGCAGATCAGTGGTGTGCTCGATGTTGAGGACCCTATCAGTGCTGAGTACACCCTTGAGGTGTCATCGCCAGGCATGGATCGGCCGCTGTTCACCATTGAACAGTTTGCCAGCCATGCCGGCGAGCAAGTAAAGATCAAGCTGCGCTCGCCTTTTGAAGGCCGACGCAACTTCCAGGGCCTTCTGCGCGGTGTAGAAGAGCAGGACGTGGTAGTGCAGGTGGATGACCACGAATTCCTGTTGCCGATCGATATGATCGACAAGGCCAACATTATCCCCAGGTTTGACTGA
- the secG gene encoding preprotein translocase subunit SecG — protein MLETVIVVLHLLGAIGVVVLVLLQQGKGADAGASFGAGASSTVFGSQGTTTFLSRVTAILATAFFMTSLGLAFFAKDKADGMAQVGLPDPAVLEVQQAAPAVEDVPVLDAAKPAIDAVDVPQAPEQQ, from the coding sequence ATGCTGGAAACAGTTATCGTTGTTCTTCATCTGCTAGGTGCCATCGGTGTTGTTGTGCTGGTTTTGCTTCAGCAGGGTAAGGGTGCAGACGCGGGCGCCTCTTTTGGTGCGGGTGCTTCTTCTACCGTATTCGGTAGTCAAGGAACTACTACCTTTCTGAGTCGTGTTACTGCTATACTTGCCACCGCTTTTTTCATGACTAGCTTGGGTTTAGCGTTCTTTGCTAAAGATAAAGCTGATGGCATGGCTCAGGTTGGTTTGCCTGATCCGGCAGTCTTGGAAGTTCAGCAGGCTGCTCCAGCTGTTGAAGATGTACCTGTTCTTGATGCAGCTAAGCCGGCTATTGATGCGGTGGACGTACCTCAGGCTCCTGAGCAGCAGTAA
- the tpiA gene encoding triose-phosphate isomerase: MRRPMVAGNWKMHGTRASVAELINGLNQQVLPADVDVAVFPSCLHLAQVVEGLVGRAVSVGAQDCATDAQQGALTGEVAASQLHDARCSLVLVGHSERRSLLGEGDEVVTRKFAAAQSSGLLPVLCVGESLAQREAGKTLEVVAAQLSAVIDALGVEVFAAAIIAYEPVWAIGTGLTASPEQAQEVHAAIRGQLAAKSPELAGKVRILYGGSVKAASAAELFGMPDIDGGLVGGASLNADEFGAICRAAGS, encoded by the coding sequence ATGCGTCGCCCAATGGTTGCTGGTAACTGGAAAATGCACGGTACCCGCGCCAGCGTTGCAGAGCTGATCAACGGTCTCAATCAGCAGGTGTTGCCTGCTGATGTGGATGTAGCGGTTTTTCCGTCTTGTTTGCACCTCGCTCAGGTTGTCGAGGGCTTGGTAGGCAGGGCAGTTTCGGTCGGTGCGCAAGATTGTGCGACTGATGCGCAGCAGGGGGCTTTAACCGGTGAGGTGGCGGCGAGTCAGTTGCACGACGCGCGCTGTTCGCTGGTGTTGGTCGGTCACTCCGAGCGCAGGTCGTTGCTGGGTGAGGGTGATGAGGTTGTGACGCGCAAGTTTGCGGCGGCGCAGTCCTCAGGCTTGCTTCCCGTGCTGTGTGTTGGTGAGAGTCTTGCTCAGCGCGAGGCTGGGAAGACGCTTGAGGTGGTTGCTGCGCAGTTGTCTGCGGTGATTGATGCGTTGGGTGTTGAGGTGTTTGCTGCTGCGATCATTGCTTATGAGCCTGTTTGGGCTATTGGTACTGGTCTGACTGCCTCGCCTGAGCAGGCGCAGGAGGTTCATGCGGCGATTCGCGGGCAGCTAGCGGCAAAAAGCCCTGAGTTGGCTGGCAAGGTAAGAATTCTTTATGGTGGCAGCGTCAAGGCCGCCAGTGCAGCCGAGTTGTTCGGTATGCCAGATATCGATGGGGGGCTTGTGGGTGGAGCCTCTCTGAATGCGGATGAGTTCGGTGCGATTTGTCGCGCCGCAGGAAGCTGA